One stretch of Streptomyces sp. A2-16 DNA includes these proteins:
- a CDS encoding alpha/beta hydrolase translates to MTEHVLTGIHGPLTVREWPHERPRYVALVVHGYGEHIGRYEELAGVLTAHGAAVLGPDHTGHGKSAGERVLIEDFEDVVTDVHLVAGLARETHPGVPLVMIGHSMGGLIAARFAQRYGAEPAALVLSGPVIGAWELPGTLLALDEIPDTPISPASLSRDPEVGAAYLADPLVWHGPMKRPTVEAFARTLETVSQGGDLGPLPLLWLHGDDDRLVPLAGSRVGVEAIRGTKFTERNYAGARHEVFNETNRAQVFADVTDFIEGVLTS, encoded by the coding sequence ATGACCGAGCACGTCCTCACCGGCATCCACGGCCCTCTCACCGTGCGGGAGTGGCCGCACGAACGCCCCAGGTACGTGGCCCTCGTGGTGCACGGGTACGGGGAGCACATCGGCCGGTACGAGGAACTCGCCGGGGTCCTCACGGCGCACGGCGCGGCCGTCCTCGGGCCCGATCACACCGGGCACGGGAAGTCCGCAGGGGAGCGGGTCCTGATCGAGGACTTCGAGGACGTGGTCACGGACGTGCACCTGGTGGCCGGCCTGGCCCGCGAGACCCACCCCGGCGTGCCTCTCGTCATGATCGGGCACTCCATGGGAGGTCTGATCGCCGCCCGCTTCGCACAGCGGTACGGCGCCGAACCGGCCGCACTCGTGCTGTCCGGCCCGGTGATCGGCGCCTGGGAGCTGCCGGGGACGCTGCTCGCGCTCGACGAGATCCCGGACACACCGATCAGCCCGGCCTCGCTCTCCCGCGACCCGGAGGTGGGCGCCGCCTACCTGGCCGATCCCCTCGTCTGGCACGGGCCGATGAAGCGGCCGACGGTCGAGGCGTTCGCCCGCACCCTGGAGACCGTGTCCCAGGGGGGTGACCTCGGCCCGCTCCCGTTGCTGTGGCTGCACGGAGACGACGACCGGCTGGTCCCGCTCGCCGGGAGCCGCGTCGGTGTCGAGGCGATCAGGGGCACGAAGTTCACCGAGCGGAACTACGCCGGCGCCCGGCACGAGGTGTTCAACGAGACGAACAGGGCGCAGGTCTTCGCAGACGTGACGGACTTCATCGAGGGTGTGCTCACAAGCTGA
- a CDS encoding thiolase family protein, with translation MRPVHFAAARRTPIGKLRGALSAVRPDDLAAAVIRALVADVPALDPARIDDVYWGAANQAGEDNRNVARMAALLAGLPETVPGATVNRLCASGLEAVTSAARTIAAGEADIVLAGGSESMSRAPFVLPRPDEALPHRIETHDTRLGWRLVNPAMKELHGLLPMGETAEEVAQRYGIPRERQDEFALRSHRLAAEARKNGRFDDELLPVERPDGVLVESDECIREDTSYEKLARLKPVFRAGGTVTAGNASPMNDGAAGLLLVSEEALNDLGLESLGRYAAGASAGVHPDVMGIGPVPATRKALARVGWGIGDIEEAEFNEAFAAQALACVDELGIDPDRVNPTGGAIALGHPLGCSGARILTTLLHRMRRTGAARGLATMCVGVGQGSAVLVERH, from the coding sequence GTGCGCCCCGTCCACTTCGCGGCCGCCCGCCGCACCCCCATCGGCAAGCTGCGCGGCGCCCTGTCCGCCGTACGCCCCGACGACCTCGCGGCGGCCGTGATCCGGGCGCTGGTCGCCGATGTGCCCGCGCTCGACCCGGCCCGCATCGACGACGTCTACTGGGGTGCCGCCAACCAGGCAGGGGAGGACAACCGCAACGTGGCCCGCATGGCGGCGCTGCTCGCGGGACTGCCCGAGACCGTGCCCGGCGCCACGGTCAACCGGCTGTGCGCCTCCGGCCTGGAGGCCGTGACGAGCGCGGCCCGCACCATCGCCGCCGGCGAGGCCGACATCGTGCTCGCGGGCGGCTCCGAGTCGATGAGCCGCGCCCCCTTCGTGCTGCCCCGCCCCGACGAGGCCCTCCCGCACCGGATCGAGACCCACGACACGCGGCTCGGCTGGCGCCTGGTCAACCCGGCCATGAAGGAACTCCACGGCCTGCTGCCCATGGGCGAGACCGCAGAGGAGGTGGCGCAGCGCTACGGCATCCCGCGCGAACGCCAGGACGAGTTCGCCCTGCGCAGCCACCGCCTCGCCGCGGAGGCCCGCAAGAACGGCCGCTTCGACGACGAACTCCTCCCGGTGGAGCGCCCCGACGGGGTGCTCGTCGAGAGCGACGAGTGCATCCGCGAGGACACCTCCTACGAGAAACTGGCCCGCCTCAAGCCCGTCTTCCGGGCGGGCGGCACCGTCACGGCGGGCAACGCCTCCCCCATGAACGACGGCGCGGCAGGCCTCCTCCTGGTCAGCGAGGAGGCCCTGAACGACCTCGGGCTTGAGTCCCTCGGCCGGTACGCCGCCGGTGCCTCGGCCGGTGTCCACCCCGACGTGATGGGCATCGGCCCGGTCCCCGCCACCCGCAAGGCGCTCGCCCGCGTGGGTTGGGGCATCGGCGACATCGAGGAGGCCGAGTTCAACGAGGCCTTCGCCGCCCAGGCCCTCGCCTGCGTCGACGAACTCGGCATCGACCCCGACCGCGTCAACCCGACCGGCGGCGCGATCGCGCTGGGCCACCCCCTCGGCTGCTCCGGCGCCCGCATCCTCACCACGCTGCTGCACCGGATGCGGCGGACGGGCGCGGCGCGGGGACTGGCGACGATGTGCGTGGGAGTGGGGCAGGGAAGCGCGGTCCTGGTGGAGCGGCACTAG
- a CDS encoding cupin domain-containing protein, whose translation MTRHLVRRAADLPQPSYDEHGYRRRELVGEGDGSSHTGFGVCELRPDGSLAAHVHSYEESFHVLDGTVVLEVPEGSYLLEEGDYGLLPTGVPHVWRGAGDTVARWADMLAPVPRARYGHDTQAVPSWPSRPPVRIDVRDPRTRSFGHFEPAQMDPGKQSQDLLAVSASMRTALLVYSGITVKMMVDGDLGAVASTMFMVQYAPDGVAGTHDHPFEETYLFLEGEADAVFDGDRYRLGPGDCAWAGAGCVHGFSNAGHGPLRWLETQAPQPPVRHSYRFTRDWEYLREASR comes from the coding sequence GTGACGCGACACCTGGTGCGCAGGGCCGCCGACCTCCCGCAGCCGTCGTACGACGAACACGGTTACCGGCGAAGGGAGTTGGTCGGTGAGGGCGACGGCAGCTCGCACACCGGTTTCGGGGTGTGCGAGCTGCGCCCCGACGGGAGCCTCGCGGCCCACGTGCACTCGTACGAGGAGAGCTTCCACGTCCTGGACGGGACCGTGGTCCTCGAGGTGCCCGAGGGCTCGTACCTGCTGGAGGAGGGCGACTACGGCCTCCTCCCGACCGGCGTCCCGCACGTCTGGCGGGGCGCCGGGGACACCGTCGCCCGCTGGGCGGACATGCTCGCGCCGGTACCGAGGGCCCGGTACGGCCACGACACCCAGGCGGTCCCGTCGTGGCCGTCGCGCCCGCCCGTCCGCATCGACGTGCGCGACCCGCGCACCCGGTCCTTCGGTCACTTCGAACCCGCCCAGATGGACCCCGGCAAGCAGTCCCAGGACCTGCTCGCGGTGTCGGCGAGCATGCGGACCGCGCTGCTCGTCTACAGCGGGATCACCGTGAAGATGATGGTCGACGGCGACCTCGGCGCGGTGGCCTCGACGATGTTCATGGTGCAGTACGCGCCGGACGGCGTCGCGGGCACGCACGACCACCCCTTCGAGGAGACCTATCTGTTCCTCGAAGGGGAGGCGGACGCGGTCTTCGACGGCGACCGCTACCGGCTCGGTCCGGGCGACTGCGCCTGGGCGGGCGCCGGTTGTGTGCACGGCTTCTCCAACGCCGGTCACGGACCGCTGCGTTGGCTGGAGACACAGGCTCCGCAGCCGCCGGTACGGCACTCCTACCGGTTCACGCGGGACTGGGAGTACCTGAGGGAGGCGTCCCGATGA
- a CDS encoding thiamine pyrophosphate-dependent dehydrogenase E1 component subunit alpha, which produces MDTAELLARYEQMALIRRTEKAAHDLFLQGLVKGTTHLAAGHEAIAVGASAALRDDDYVFATYRGHHHAMARGATPEECLAELMSRATGLCGAKGGSMHLTKAATNMLGSYAIVGAHLPMAVGAAWSARLRGTGQVAVAFFGDGATNIGAFHEALNLAAVWKLPVLFVCENNLYMEYTPIADVTAVARPAADRASAYGIPGEVVDGNDVVSVQETVAGLAGRARAGDGPAVLEAETYRHFGHSRTDPATYRPAEEVERWLKHDPLDIARGRLVEAGVPEETVTAADERAQEVVRQAVEAAKSAPPPDPREAFTDVWADGGAAWRT; this is translated from the coding sequence ATGGACACCGCTGAACTCCTCGCACGGTACGAGCAGATGGCTCTCATCCGCCGTACCGAGAAGGCCGCCCACGACCTGTTCCTCCAGGGCCTCGTCAAGGGCACCACCCACCTCGCCGCCGGTCACGAGGCGATCGCCGTGGGGGCGAGCGCCGCCCTGCGCGACGACGACTACGTCTTCGCCACCTACCGCGGCCACCACCACGCGATGGCACGGGGGGCCACCCCCGAGGAGTGCCTCGCCGAACTCATGAGCAGGGCAACGGGATTGTGCGGGGCCAAGGGCGGCTCCATGCACCTCACGAAGGCCGCGACGAACATGCTCGGCTCCTACGCCATCGTCGGCGCCCACCTCCCCATGGCGGTCGGCGCTGCCTGGTCGGCGAGGCTGCGCGGCACCGGACAGGTCGCGGTCGCCTTCTTCGGGGACGGCGCCACCAACATCGGTGCCTTCCACGAGGCCCTGAACCTGGCCGCCGTGTGGAAGCTGCCGGTGCTGTTCGTCTGCGAGAACAACCTGTACATGGAGTACACGCCGATCGCCGACGTGACGGCGGTGGCCCGGCCCGCCGCCGACCGGGCTTCCGCGTACGGCATCCCCGGCGAGGTCGTCGACGGCAACGACGTCGTCTCCGTGCAGGAGACGGTGGCAGGGCTGGCGGGGCGGGCCCGGGCAGGAGACGGGCCCGCCGTGCTGGAGGCCGAGACCTACCGCCACTTCGGGCACAGCCGGACCGATCCGGCGACCTACCGTCCGGCCGAGGAGGTCGAACGCTGGCTCAAGCACGACCCGTTGGACATCGCGCGCGGACGGCTCGTCGAGGCCGGGGTGCCCGAGGAGACGGTCACCGCGGCCGACGAGCGCGCCCAGGAAGTCGTACGGCAGGCGGTCGAGGCGGCGAAGAGCGCTCCGCCGCCCGATCCGCGGGAGGCCTTCACCGACGTGTGGGCGGACGGGGGCGCGGCATGGCGGACGTGA
- a CDS encoding SAM-dependent methyltransferase, whose product MTGTESAGRRIDTSRPHPARVYDWFLGGKDNYPVDEELGRQITARGDAPRQARANRRFMERATRTVVREAGIRQFLDIGSGIPTEPNLHQIAQSAVPDARIVYVDNDPIVLAHAAALLHGSPEGATHYLQADAREPRRILQGASAVLDFEQPVALSLVALLHFISDEDGAQELVDTLLDALAPGSCLVLSAMTADFDPEKVNAGIAAYTASGVTLVARSHGEVSRLFKGLEVLEPGIVSLSRWRPDEREDGELVSLYGAVGVKR is encoded by the coding sequence GTGACCGGGACCGAGTCGGCCGGACGTCGGATCGACACGAGCAGGCCGCATCCGGCCCGGGTGTACGACTGGTTCCTCGGCGGGAAGGACAACTACCCGGTCGACGAGGAGCTCGGACGGCAGATCACCGCGCGAGGGGACGCCCCCCGGCAGGCGCGTGCCAACCGCCGGTTCATGGAGCGGGCCACGCGGACCGTCGTACGGGAGGCGGGAATCCGCCAGTTCCTCGACATCGGCTCCGGCATCCCCACCGAGCCCAACCTGCACCAGATCGCCCAGTCCGCCGTACCGGACGCCCGGATCGTGTACGTCGACAACGACCCGATCGTCCTCGCGCACGCGGCGGCCCTGCTGCACGGCTCCCCGGAGGGGGCCACCCACTACCTCCAGGCCGACGCCCGCGAGCCGCGGCGCATCCTGCAGGGCGCCTCCGCCGTCCTCGACTTCGAGCAGCCCGTCGCGCTGTCACTGGTCGCGCTGCTGCACTTCATCTCCGACGAGGACGGCGCCCAGGAGCTGGTGGACACGCTGCTCGACGCGCTGGCGCCCGGCAGTTGTCTGGTGCTGTCGGCGATGACGGCGGACTTCGATCCGGAGAAGGTCAACGCGGGCATCGCGGCCTACACGGCGAGCGGGGTGACCCTGGTGGCCCGCTCGCACGGCGAGGTGAGCCGACTCTTCAAGGGGCTCGAGGTGCTGGAGCCGGGGATCGTGTCCCTGTCGCGGTGGCGTCCGGACGAGCGGGAGGACGGCGAGCTCGTGTCGCTGTACGGGGCGGTCGGCGTCAAGCGCTGA
- a CDS encoding amidohydrolase family protein — protein sequence MTHRILLRAGHVLSMDPAVGDLPKGDVLIEDGRIAAVDREISADAEVLDMSGRIVIPGFVDTHRHTWEASIRNVAPDATLDDYFVDILDTFAPLYTPEDVYAANLAGALECLNAGITTLVDWSHINNTPEHPDAAIRALTETGIRAQYAYGSANTSLADYWFESKIAIPGDDVRRVRSEYFSSGDGLLTLALATRGPGFCVNDVVASEWALARELDIPITVHVAMGRLAGRFGMVKQLHDLGLLGPDTTYIHCCYFSEEEWRLVADSGGTVSIAPQVEMQMGHGWPPVMKAIEHGLRPSLSIDVVTTVPGDMFTQIRAAFGGERARVNADSWQADVPVPETMLTARQMLEIATRNGAHVAGLEDRTGSLTPGKRADVVAIDATALNVAPVHDAAAAVALSADVSNVETVIVDGVVRKRDGRLTADVSRARRLVEESRDRLLAAKEARA from the coding sequence ATGACCCATCGGATACTCCTTCGTGCCGGGCATGTGCTCTCGATGGATCCCGCGGTCGGGGACCTGCCGAAGGGTGACGTCCTGATCGAGGACGGCAGGATCGCGGCCGTCGACCGTGAGATCAGCGCGGACGCGGAAGTCCTCGACATGAGCGGCCGTATCGTGATCCCCGGTTTCGTCGACACCCACCGCCACACGTGGGAGGCCTCGATCCGCAACGTGGCCCCCGACGCCACCCTCGACGACTACTTCGTCGACATCCTCGACACCTTCGCCCCCCTCTACACACCCGAGGACGTCTACGCGGCCAACCTCGCGGGCGCCCTGGAGTGCCTCAACGCCGGCATCACCACGCTCGTGGACTGGTCCCACATCAACAACACGCCCGAGCACCCGGACGCGGCGATCCGGGCCCTCACGGAGACCGGCATCCGCGCGCAGTACGCGTACGGCAGCGCCAACACGTCCCTCGCCGACTACTGGTTCGAGAGCAAGATCGCGATCCCGGGCGACGACGTCCGCCGTGTCCGCTCCGAGTACTTCTCCTCCGGCGACGGGCTGCTCACCCTCGCCCTCGCCACCCGCGGCCCCGGGTTCTGCGTCAACGACGTCGTCGCCTCCGAATGGGCCCTCGCCCGCGAGCTGGACATCCCGATCACCGTGCACGTGGCCATGGGCCGCCTCGCCGGCCGCTTCGGCATGGTCAAGCAGCTCCACGACCTCGGACTGCTCGGCCCCGACACCACCTACATCCACTGCTGCTACTTCAGCGAGGAGGAATGGCGGCTGGTCGCCGACAGCGGCGGTACGGTCTCCATCGCGCCGCAGGTGGAGATGCAGATGGGGCACGGCTGGCCGCCCGTGATGAAGGCGATCGAGCACGGACTGCGCCCCTCCCTGAGCATCGACGTGGTCACCACCGTGCCCGGCGACATGTTCACCCAGATCCGCGCGGCCTTCGGCGGCGAGCGCGCCCGCGTCAACGCGGACAGCTGGCAGGCCGATGTCCCCGTCCCCGAAACGATGCTGACGGCACGTCAGATGCTGGAGATCGCCACCCGCAACGGCGCCCACGTCGCCGGCCTGGAGGACCGCACCGGCTCCCTCACTCCCGGCAAACGCGCGGACGTCGTCGCGATCGACGCAACCGCCCTCAATGTGGCGCCCGTTCATGACGCGGCCGCCGCGGTGGCTCTCAGCGCCGACGTGTCCAACGTCGAGACCGTCATCGTCGACGGCGTCGTCCGCAAGCGCGACGGCAGGCTGACCGCCGACGTGTCGCGTGCCCGGCGCCTGGTCGAGGAGTCCCGCGACCGGCTGCTGGCCGCGAAGGAGGCCCGGGCGTGA
- a CDS encoding WhiB family transcriptional regulator, with amino-acid sequence MEWLRRAACVGEDPELFFPVGTQGPALREIAAAKRVCARCPVAPECLDMALSSGRTQGVWGGTCEQERDELLRTGIDHARRRSTV; translated from the coding sequence ATGGAGTGGTTGCGTCGAGCGGCCTGTGTGGGAGAGGACCCCGAGCTGTTCTTCCCTGTGGGCACGCAAGGACCCGCGCTGCGGGAGATCGCGGCGGCGAAGCGCGTCTGCGCCCGCTGCCCGGTCGCCCCCGAGTGCCTCGACATGGCGCTCAGTAGTGGGCGGACCCAGGGCGTGTGGGGCGGAACCTGCGAGCAGGAACGCGACGAACTGCTCCGTACCGGCATTGACCATGCCAGAAGGAGGAGCACGGTATGA
- a CDS encoding DNA starvation/stationary phase protection protein: protein MTVVRSTLPESARETAGEALQSTLVDLIGLSLIGKQAHWNIVGPRFRSIHLQLDEVVSTARTFSDTVAERAAALGVAPDGRPETIAAAYTLPGSKSGWIRDDEVVRLIVETLEAAIGRLRERIETTEKADPVTQDLLIGITAELEKQRWMFEAENWPRG from the coding sequence ATGACTGTGGTCAGGAGCACCCTGCCCGAATCGGCCCGCGAGACGGCCGGGGAGGCCCTGCAGAGCACCCTGGTGGATCTGATCGGCCTGTCGCTGATCGGAAAGCAGGCGCACTGGAACATCGTGGGCCCGCGTTTCCGGTCCATCCACCTGCAGTTGGACGAGGTGGTGTCGACGGCCCGCACGTTCTCCGACACGGTGGCGGAGCGCGCCGCGGCCCTGGGCGTGGCGCCCGACGGCCGTCCGGAGACGATCGCGGCCGCCTACACGCTGCCCGGCTCGAAGAGCGGCTGGATCCGCGACGACGAGGTCGTCCGCCTGATCGTCGAGACGCTGGAGGCGGCCATCGGGCGGCTGCGCGAGCGCATCGAGACCACCGAGAAGGCCGATCCGGTCACGCAGGACCTGCTGATCGGCATCACCGCGGAGCTGGAGAAGCAGCGCTGGATGTTCGAGGCCGAGAACTGGCCCCGGGGCTGA
- a CDS encoding M24 family metallopeptidase yields MAIRTYGPNAVDWEERVDLDRLRRQRLARLHDTLNRSELGAVLSFDFANIRYMTATHIGTWAMDKLIRFALLVRGGEPVVWDFGSAARHHQLYNPWLDYSDGKGGPPTGARAGISTLRGAFHPDAGIAEDVAAKIAAELRAHGLAGEPLGVDVAEMPVLAALRAEGIDVVDGQQLFLEARRIKTGDEISLLSQACAMVDAAYEELYAHLRPGIRENECVGLVSKVLYDLGSEYVEGVNAISGERCSPHPHVYSDRLIRPGDPAFFDILHSHLGYRTCYYRTFAVGSASRAQRDAYVRCREYMDQAISLVRPGATTADIVQVWPRAEEFGFADETAAFALQYGHGVGLSIWEKPIFSRLVSLDHPEVLEEGMVFALETYWPAADGWSAARIEEELVVTADGCEVITKFPAEELLVAGRKYWTVGGELNTAREAQSHLNTGTAKGQRGTAEARQETADGHRGTGDGHR; encoded by the coding sequence ATGGCGATCCGCACTTACGGCCCCAATGCCGTCGACTGGGAAGAGCGCGTCGACCTGGACCGGCTGCGCAGGCAACGCCTGGCCCGGCTCCATGACACCCTGAACCGTTCCGAACTGGGCGCCGTGCTCAGCTTCGACTTCGCCAACATCCGCTACATGACCGCCACGCACATCGGCACCTGGGCGATGGACAAGCTGATCCGCTTCGCCCTGCTGGTCCGCGGCGGCGAACCGGTCGTCTGGGACTTCGGCTCCGCGGCCCGCCACCACCAGCTCTACAACCCGTGGCTCGACTACAGCGACGGCAAGGGCGGGCCGCCCACCGGAGCACGCGCCGGCATCTCCACCCTGCGCGGCGCCTTCCACCCCGACGCCGGGATCGCCGAGGACGTCGCCGCGAAGATCGCCGCCGAACTCCGTGCGCACGGTCTGGCCGGCGAGCCGCTCGGCGTCGACGTGGCCGAGATGCCCGTCCTCGCCGCCCTGCGTGCCGAGGGCATCGACGTCGTCGACGGGCAGCAGCTCTTCCTGGAGGCCCGCCGCATCAAGACCGGCGACGAGATCTCCCTGCTCTCCCAGGCCTGCGCGATGGTCGACGCGGCCTACGAGGAGCTCTACGCCCACCTGCGTCCCGGCATCCGCGAGAACGAGTGCGTCGGCCTCGTCAGCAAGGTGCTCTACGACCTCGGCAGCGAGTACGTCGAAGGCGTCAACGCCATCTCGGGAGAGCGCTGTTCACCGCACCCGCACGTCTACAGCGACCGCCTGATCCGCCCCGGCGACCCCGCGTTCTTCGACATCCTGCACAGCCATCTCGGCTATCGGACCTGCTACTACCGCACGTTCGCCGTCGGCAGCGCCTCCCGTGCGCAACGGGACGCCTACGTCCGCTGCCGGGAGTACATGGACCAGGCGATCTCGCTCGTCCGGCCGGGCGCCACGACCGCCGACATCGTCCAAGTGTGGCCGCGCGCCGAGGAGTTCGGCTTTGCCGACGAGACCGCCGCCTTCGCCCTCCAGTACGGCCACGGTGTGGGCCTGTCCATCTGGGAGAAGCCCATCTTCAGCCGTCTGGTCTCCCTCGACCACCCCGAGGTGCTCGAAGAGGGCATGGTGTTCGCCCTGGAGACCTACTGGCCCGCGGCCGACGGCTGGTCCGCCGCCCGGATCGAGGAAGAACTGGTCGTCACCGCCGACGGCTGCGAGGTCATCACCAAGTTCCCCGCCGAGGAACTCCTGGTCGCGGGCCGCAAGTACTGGACGGTGGGCGGCGAGCTCAACACCGCCCGCGAGGCGCAGTCCCACCTGAACACCGGGACCGCGAAAGGACAGCGGGGGACCGCGGAAGCACGCCAGGAGACCGCGGACGGACACCGGGGGACCGGCGATGGACACCGCTGA
- a CDS encoding SDR family oxidoreductase, with translation MSGVVVIGGTAGIGREFARVRAERGDEVVITGRDAHRTDTAAKEIGARGLALDLARPKTVADALSDVGTVDHLVIAGVSRDENRVSAYDIDAAVHLVTLKLVGYTAVVHALRSRLHDDSAIVLFGGQAKERPYPGATTVATVNAGVRGLTHSLAVELAPVRVNAIHPGVVGDSPYWRAKPEQVLADLRARTPTGRLATVADVVDAVDFLLRNNSVNAVELSVDGGWLLG, from the coding sequence ATGAGCGGCGTGGTCGTGATCGGCGGAACCGCGGGCATCGGGCGGGAGTTCGCCCGAGTGCGGGCCGAGCGCGGCGACGAGGTGGTGATCACCGGGCGGGACGCCCACCGCACCGACACCGCGGCCAAGGAGATCGGTGCCCGCGGACTCGCTCTGGACCTCGCCCGGCCCAAGACGGTCGCGGACGCGCTGAGCGACGTGGGGACCGTCGACCACCTGGTGATCGCCGGTGTCTCCCGCGACGAGAACCGGGTGAGCGCGTACGACATCGACGCCGCCGTCCACCTCGTCACGCTCAAGCTCGTCGGCTACACCGCCGTCGTGCACGCCCTGCGGTCCCGGCTGCACGACGACAGCGCCATCGTGCTCTTCGGCGGTCAGGCCAAGGAGCGGCCCTACCCGGGGGCGACGACCGTGGCGACCGTCAACGCCGGGGTGAGAGGGCTGACGCACAGCCTGGCCGTCGAACTGGCCCCCGTACGGGTCAATGCGATCCATCCCGGAGTGGTGGGGGACAGCCCCTACTGGCGGGCCAAACCCGAGCAGGTCCTGGCCGACCTGCGGGCCAGGACCCCCACGGGACGGCTCGCGACCGTCGCCGACGTGGTGGACGCCGTGGACTTCCTGTTGCGCAACAACTCGGTCAACGCCGTGGAGTTGAGCGTGGACGGGGGCTGGCTGCTGGGGTGA
- a CDS encoding alpha-ketoacid dehydrogenase subunit beta: protein MADVITYREAVAEGIAREMRRDPSVVCLGEDIGAAGGVFKTTAGLFKEFGPERVWDTPISEQAIVGAAMGAAMTGMRPVAEIMFSDFLACCWDYLANEIPKVRYMTGGQVTVPLVVRTANGGGLGFGAQHSQATENWALTVPGLRIAAPSTPADVVGMMAAAIRSDDPVVFFEHKGLLATKGPPPPPEHLVELGRAAVVRGGADVTLVALASMVPVALKAAERLAEEDIDVEVLDLRSLVPLDTATVLASLGRTSRLVVVEENPYQGGWGATLVSVVADEGFGLLDAPVRRVAGECVPLPFADVLEEQVIPTVDKVVAAVRSLAAY from the coding sequence ATGGCGGACGTGATCACGTACCGGGAGGCGGTCGCCGAGGGCATCGCGCGGGAGATGCGGCGCGATCCGTCCGTCGTGTGCCTCGGGGAGGACATCGGTGCGGCGGGCGGGGTGTTCAAGACGACCGCCGGGCTGTTCAAGGAGTTCGGGCCGGAGCGGGTGTGGGACACGCCGATCTCCGAACAGGCCATCGTGGGCGCGGCGATGGGCGCCGCGATGACCGGGATGCGGCCGGTCGCGGAGATCATGTTCTCGGACTTTTTGGCCTGTTGTTGGGACTACCTCGCCAACGAGATACCCAAGGTGCGTTACATGACGGGTGGTCAGGTCACCGTGCCCCTCGTCGTTCGCACCGCCAACGGCGGCGGGCTCGGTTTCGGCGCCCAGCACTCGCAGGCCACGGAGAACTGGGCCCTGACCGTGCCCGGGCTGAGGATCGCCGCACCCTCGACTCCCGCGGACGTCGTCGGGATGATGGCGGCGGCGATCCGCAGCGACGACCCGGTGGTGTTCTTCGAGCACAAGGGGCTGCTGGCCACCAAGGGCCCGCCACCGCCGCCGGAGCACCTGGTCGAGCTCGGGCGTGCGGCCGTCGTCCGCGGTGGCGCGGACGTGACGCTGGTGGCACTCGCCTCGATGGTGCCGGTCGCCCTCAAGGCCGCGGAACGGCTCGCCGAGGAGGACATCGACGTCGAGGTCCTCGACCTGCGCTCGCTCGTGCCGCTCGACACGGCCACCGTGCTCGCCTCGCTCGGCCGGACCTCCCGGCTGGTCGTCGTCGAGGAGAACCCCTACCAGGGCGGCTGGGGCGCGACCCTCGTCTCCGTCGTCGCCGACGAGGGCTTCGGGCTGCTGGACGCGCCGGTGCGACGGGTGGCGGGGGAGTGCGTGCCGCTGCCCTTCGCGGACGTTCTGGAGGAGCAGGTCATCCCCACTGTCGACAAGGTCGTGGCGGCCGTCAGGAGCCTGGCCGCGTACTGA
- a CDS encoding DUF3140 domain-containing protein produces the protein MIDALELDALWEDFHRAVNMTSQELAAWLRVSDADESSEPLPEHAGEPTGQHVLAILQKRRTDLTDDDIEVMYEVVDTVTAEADVEKEPEAEETLRRHRLMSVGHDPLRR, from the coding sequence ATGATCGACGCCCTCGAACTCGACGCGCTGTGGGAGGACTTCCACCGCGCGGTGAACATGACCTCGCAGGAACTGGCCGCCTGGCTGCGGGTCAGCGACGCCGACGAGTCCTCGGAACCGCTGCCGGAGCACGCGGGTGAGCCGACCGGGCAGCATGTCCTCGCGATCCTCCAGAAGCGGCGCACGGACCTGACCGACGACGACATCGAAGTCATGTACGAGGTCGTGGACACCGTCACCGCGGAGGCCGACGTGGAGAAGGAGCCCGAGGCCGAGGAGACCCTCCGCCGGCACCGGCTGATGTCCGTCGGACACGACCCGCTCAGGCGGTGA